CCCTTGTTCCATAAGAAAATGCATATCGAGTTCCTGGTCTTTTGCAGCTTCTTTCAATTTTCTCAAAAAACCATAGGAGTTGCTGCCATCAATGATTAAACGGGTGTTTTCTGATAAGAGCCCCAAGTGGTCAATCAATTTGTATGGATTCTTTCGGACCAGTAGCATATCAACAGCATTCTGTTCAAATAAAGGCAGGTACTCTTCAATATTTGATTGTTTGTCAATAATCATTACAAGAGCATTGTCAATTTGTAATAGTGGAGCTCGATAAAGCATCGAGTTACTTTGAAAACCTGTTTTGCTTTCCAGGTATAAAACAGTATCATTTTCAGTATATCCTTTCAGCCACCAGTTGTGGATTACACTGAACAGCATTTGATCTTTATCATTGATCAGCGCAGAATCCGCAAGAAAATAATTTCTGTCAAAGTGATTTAAGTCTATTGCTGTTGCACCTTTTACAGCATAAAAAGTCACTGATTGCTTGCTGAGGTTTTTCCAGTTTTTAATATTGAAGAAAAACAGCAATAGAATAATTGCAGCGCTAAACGTGTATAAGGCTAATTTTTTTCTGAAATGATAAAAGAACAGCAGGCTCAACACTACTACATAGCAAAGCCAGGTTTCTAAAATAGTAGGAGAGAAGCCGATCAACAAAGAACCTGGCAGGCTTTCTATATTGAAAACCAAATAGTTGAGCAATTGGAAAAGTGCCTGAATAATTTTTCCGAAAATTAGAAGTACAGGTTCAAGAACAGACCATATACTTTCAAGTGCTGCTATAGCAAAAAAGCCCAATCCCATTGGCAATAAAAGCATTGCAGCGGGAATCACTACCAGGTTGGAAACCATGAAATAAACCGGGAACTGATGGAAGTAAAGCAAACCAATGGGGAATGTGGCCAGTTGAGCAGCAATAGATACGCAGGAAATGGCCCAAATCCAGTCCAGAACTTTGTTTTCGATATAAATTTGTTTGTAGAGAATAGGTTGTATGGCAATAATTCCCAGCAGGGCGGAGTAGGACAATTGAAAACCCACCTCCATTAATAAATAGGGATTGATACAAAGCAAAATAAATGCTGATGCTACTATGGAATTATAAATCCCGCTGCTGCGATTGATATTTTGGGCTATTCCAATTAGCGAAAACATTAGCGCAGCGCGTTGTATGGAAGGGGAGAGGCCTGTGAGAAATGCATAAGCCCATATAATGAGAATAAGCAGCACGATTTTTAATTGTTTTTTTCTGCGCCCAGTATTCAAAAAGAACAGCAGATGATTGAGAATCCAGTAAAAAATACCAACATGTAAACCCGATACGGCCAGCACATGCATGGCTCCCGATGCTGAGTAAGCCCTGATGGTCTCATTGTCGAGTTTTTCACGATAACCAAGCAGCAGGGATGCAGCTACTTCAAATGCTTTATCATCCTGAATATGCGTTGAAAGGGTTTGACTAAGCTTATTGCGTAGAAAATAACTCCAGTGAAACACAGAAAAGTAGCGGGTTTTTGATTCATGTAAAAGCAATTGCTTTTCTGTAAAATAAACCTGGTGCTGAATCTGCCGAAAACCCATAAAACGGGCATAATTGAATTGAGCGGGGTTAAGTGGGGCTTGTAATTTTGCAGGTTTTATTTGCAATACTAGTTCATCTCCATAGCTCAAATATTGTCCTAAGCTGTCTTCTACATAAAACAACATATTGCCCTGCACCGCATTTTTATTAAGTGCTATAAGTTTGCCGATAAATTTTTTAGAGCGTTTCTTTTGTACAGGAGCCTCATCTATTCGCAGATGCAGGAGTACTTTTTCTTCTTTTGGATAATAATGGCTGTAATGACTATTGTAATTGCTATCGGTATTGAACCATGTAATAATATAGCCCAGAAAAAATGCATTGAGCAAAATGAAAAAACCATTGAGCCAGCGCAGTGGATATTGCTTTTTTAAAAACAGTTGATAAGCGGTAAAAGCCAGGTAAACTATCGCAAAAGAAATAAAGATGATTTTGCTGAGCAGTGGCGACTGCCCAAAAACAGCAAGGATAATACCCAGCAGAAATAAGGGCATCATGCGCAAAAAACTTATTTCA
Above is a window of Chitinophagales bacterium DNA encoding:
- a CDS encoding ComEC/Rec2 family competence protein — its product is MLDHIREISFLRMMPLFLLGIILAVFGQSPLLSKIIFISFAIVYLAFTAYQLFLKKQYPLRWLNGFFILLNAFFLGYIITWFNTDSNYNSHYSHYYPKEEKVLLHLRIDEAPVQKKRSKKFIGKLIALNKNAVQGNMLFYVEDSLGQYLSYGDELVLQIKPAKLQAPLNPAQFNYARFMGFRQIQHQVYFTEKQLLLHESKTRYFSVFHWSYFLRNKLSQTLSTHIQDDKAFEVAASLLLGYREKLDNETIRAYSASGAMHVLAVSGLHVGIFYWILNHLLFFLNTGRRKKQLKIVLLILIIWAYAFLTGLSPSIQRAALMFSLIGIAQNINRSSGIYNSIVASAFILLCINPYLLMEVGFQLSYSALLGIIAIQPILYKQIYIENKVLDWIWAISCVSIAAQLATFPIGLLYFHQFPVYFMVSNLVVIPAAMLLLPMGLGFFAIAALESIWSVLEPVLLIFGKIIQALFQLLNYLVFNIESLPGSLLIGFSPTILETWLCYVVVLSLLFFYHFRKKLALYTFSAAIILLLFFFNIKNWKNLSKQSVTFYAVKGATAIDLNHFDRNYFLADSALINDKDQMLFSVIHNWWLKGYTENDTVLYLESKTGFQSNSMLYRAPLLQIDNALVMIIDKQSNIEEYLPLFEQNAVDMLLVRKNPYKLIDHLGLLSENTRLIIDGSNSYGFLRKLKEAAKDQELDMHFLMEQGAYVHPL